From the Cloacibacillus sp. genome, the window CCCGCCGAGCGTACCAATACTCCTCCGCGTCCCGGCTCAAGCTCAATGTTGTGAACGACCGTACCGACCGGGATGTCCTTAAGCTTAAGGGCGTTTCCGGGACGGATGTCCGATCCCTCTCCGGCGAAGATCGTGTCGCCGACATTGAGGCCTACGGGAGCCAGGATGTATCTCTTCTCGCCGTCCTTGTAGGAGATGAGAGCGATACGCGCCGAACGGTTGGGATCGTACTCGATCGCCGTTACCTTACCGGGAACTCCAAACTTGTCGCGCTTGAAGTCCACGATGCGGTACTTGATTCTGCCGCGTCCGCCGCGGTGGCGCATTGTTACGCGGCCGTTATTATTGCGTCCCGCTGACTGCGAGAGTGATGTTACCAGACTCCGTTCCGGCTTCGCCTTAGTGATTTCCGAAAAATCGGGCGTCGCCATCTGACGGCGGCTGGGCGTAGTGGGACGATATTTCTTGATTCCCATTAGATGTTTCCCCTTTCTGCCTAGGCGCTTGCGCCCTCAAAGAAAGCGATCTTCTCACCCTTTGCGAGGGTGACGACGGCCTTCTTCCAGGAGCGTGAACGACCCAAAAAGGCACCCATCCGCTTCGGTTTGGAACGGACCTGGATCGTGTTTACCTTGACAACCTTGACCTTGAAGACCTCTTCGATGGCTTTGCGGATCTCTATCTTATTCGCCTTCGGGAGCACCTCAAAGGTATACTGTCCCAGTTCCATCTGACGGCTTGTCTTCTCCGTTATGATGGGCCGAACTATTATATCATATGCTATCGCGTTCATTAACCGAATACCTCCTCGAGCTTTTTAACCGCTTCAGGCGTTGCGATCAGCTGGTCGTGGTTCAGAAGGTCATAAACATTCACGCTGTCCACATGCTGCACATAAGCGCCGGGGATGTTCGCCGCCGACTTCACAACAGCCATGTTCGTCTCGTGGAGTACGAGAAGGGGCTTTTTGCCGCTCTTTACCGCCGCGAGGAATTCGATCATGCTCTTCGTCTTCGGGGCTTCGAGCCCAAAGCTGTCGATCACAAGCATATTCTCAGCCTGGACCTTAAGTGTGAGCGCGCTGCGAATAGCGATACGGCGGACCTTCTTGTTTACCTTCTGGTGATAGTCGCGCGGGTGCGGACCATGAGCAACTCCGCCGCCTACCCACAGCGGTGAACGTGAGCTGCCGGCGCGCGCGCGGCCAGTGTGCTTCTGTCTCCAGGGCTTCTTACCGCCGCCGCGGACTTCTCCGCGGTCTTTGGTGTTGTGCGTGCCAACACGGCAGTTAGCCAGATGCGCGACCACAACCTGATGCATGGCCGGCACATGGACCGGGGCTCCGAAGACGGCATCGGAAAGCGTTACGTCTCCGATAACCTCGCCTTTGAAATTAACTTCTTTTACTACAGGCATCGTCTTCTGCCTCCCTACTACGCTGTTTTGCGGATCATTACAAGGCCGTCGCGCGCTCCGGGAACAGGACCCTCGATGAGGATGAGGTTGTTCTCTTCGTCAATCCCGAAAACCTTAAGGTTCTTCGTTGTGACGCGCTCGCTGCCCATATGACCCGCCATTCTCCGGCCCTTCATTACACGGCCGGGAAAGCTGCTGCATCCGATTGAACCGGGGTGACGGTGTGTTACCGAGTGACCATGGCTCGCCGGCGTTCCGCCGAAGCCGTGGCGCTTCATTACGCCCGCGGTTCCCTTACCTTTGCTGACGCCTATAACGTCAACAACTTCGCCATTCTGGAACAGAGAAACGGT encodes:
- the rplC gene encoding 50S ribosomal protein L3; this translates as MSMGILGRKVGMTQVFDENGKAVPVTVIEAGPCTIVEIRTPEKNSYSAVQLGLGDIKPSKVNKPMKGYFEKQDVAPRRWLREFRVDSTADYQVGQEITVSLFQNGEVVDVIGVSKGKGTAGVMKRHGFGGTPASHGHSVTHRHPGSIGCSSFPGRVMKGRRMAGHMGSERVTTKNLKVFGIDEENNLILIEGPVPGARDGLVMIRKTA
- the rplD gene encoding 50S ribosomal protein L4, which gives rise to MPVVKEVNFKGEVIGDVTLSDAVFGAPVHVPAMHQVVVAHLANCRVGTHNTKDRGEVRGGGKKPWRQKHTGRARAGSSRSPLWVGGGVAHGPHPRDYHQKVNKKVRRIAIRSALTLKVQAENMLVIDSFGLEAPKTKSMIEFLAAVKSGKKPLLVLHETNMAVVKSAANIPGAYVQHVDSVNVYDLLNHDQLIATPEAVKKLEEVFG
- the rplW gene encoding 50S ribosomal protein L23, with the translated sequence MNAIAYDIIVRPIITEKTSRQMELGQYTFEVLPKANKIEIRKAIEEVFKVKVVKVNTIQVRSKPKRMGAFLGRSRSWKKAVVTLAKGEKIAFFEGASA
- the rplB gene encoding 50S ribosomal protein L2 — its product is MGIKKYRPTTPSRRQMATPDFSEITKAKPERSLVTSLSQSAGRNNNGRVTMRHRGGRGRIKYRIVDFKRDKFGVPGKVTAIEYDPNRSARIALISYKDGEKRYILAPVGLNVGDTIFAGEGSDIRPGNALKLKDIPVGTVVHNIELEPGRGGVLVRSAGTSAQLMAKEGKYAFVRMPSGELRLVLIECMATVGQVGNEEHENVVSGKAGRTRWLGIRPHIRGMIQNPVDHPMGGGEGKSKSHKHPVSPWGTPAKGYRTRKRKPSDKFIVRRRKK